Below is a window of Bacillota bacterium DNA.
CTCACCTCCGACCCGGCCGTCGCCCTGGAACCGCTGGAACCGGCGCCGGCGCGCGCTCTGCGCTCGGAGCTGGGCCTGGGCGGGGGTCCCCTGGCGCTCTTCTGCGTCCGTCCCTGGCGGCCCTCGCCGCGCTCGGAGGAGGCGGTGGCGCGGACCGCCGACCACCTGGCGGAGCAGGGCCTCGAGGTGGCCTTCGTCCCCATGCAGCTGCCCGGCGACCTGGCCGCCGCGCGCTCCATCGCCGCCCGCTGCCGCCGGCCGGTCCGCCTGGTCGAGCGCCTGCTGCCGCCGCGCGCTTTTGCATCGCTCGTCGGCCAGGCCGACCTCCTGGTGGCCATGCGCCTCCACGCCCTCATCCTCGCCTTTGCGCGGCGCGTCCCCTCCGTGGGGCTGGCCTACGACCCGAAGGTGGAAGGCTTTCTCCGGGACGTCCGCCTGCCCACGCTGGGCCCCTGGGAGGCGCTGGAGGCGGAGCCGCTGATCGCGGCGGTCGATACCCTGCTGGACCGGCGGGAGGAGACCGTCGCCGCCCTGGAGGAGCGGCTCGCCCGCGCCCTGCCGTTGGCCCGCCGCAACGCGGTCATCGCTGCGCAGATGGTCGGGGACCCCGCGCGCCCCGTCTCCCGGCTCGGCTAGCTTCCGCCCCCGTCCGGCCCCCCTGCCGGCCCCCGCGGTTCGTCTGCGCGGCGGCCTGTCGTACCCTTTGGTGAGGAAGGAGGCTGGCCATGCGCGAAAGCGGGGGTCGGACTCCCGGTTCGCTTCCTGGCGGGCGCCGGAACGGAGGCCGCGGCGGCCGGTCGGAGGGAGGTGCGGGGCGCGGCGGCTTCCGCCGCGCCGCCTGGACCGTTCTCTGGCTGGCCCTGGGCGCCGTCCTGGCTGTCGGCTCGGGCCTTCTCCTCTATGCCGAGGTCGGCCCGTTGCCGGGCATCTCGCCAGCGCAGCTGATGGGCGCCTCCGCCACGCTGGTTTACGATCGCAACGGCCGGGAGGTGGGCGCCCTTCCCGGGACCGCCAACCGGAAACCGGTCCCGCTGGACCAGATCGCTCCCTCCATGCAGCAGGCCATCGTGGCGGTGGAGGACCGGAACTTCTGGACGGAGCCGCCCATCGATCCGCTGGCGGTGGTGCGCGCCCTCTGGGCGGACATCCGCGCCGGCCGCATCGTGCAGGGCGGTTCCACCATCACCCAGCAGCTGGCCAAGAACGCCGTCGTCGGCAGCCAGGTCTCGCTCTCGCGAAAGGTGCGCGAGGCGCTCTACGCCATCCGCATCGCCCGTCTCTACAGCAAGCGCCAGATCCTGGAGTTCTATCTGAACCAGGTCTACTTCGGCCACGGCGCCTACGGCGTCGAGGCGGCGGCGCAGACCTACTTCGGGAAGCCTGCCTCGCAGTTGACGCTGGCCCAGTCGGCGCTCCTGGCCGGCCTGGTCAACGCGCCTTCGGCGCTGGACCCGCTGGTCTCCGACCCGCAGCTGCGGGCCGAGCACCAGAAGCTGGCGCTGGAGCGGCGGGACGTGGTGCTGAACGCCATGGTCCGCGCCGGCGCCATCACCCCGGCCGAGGCGCGGGCGGCGGCCGCCCAGGGCTTCGCCCAGATGGGCCTGGCCAGCGAGAAACAGGCGGCCGTCTCCTATCCCTGGTTCCTGGAGTACGTGGACGTGGAGCTGGCCCGCCTCAGCGCCAGCGGAGAGCTGCCGGTCAGCCCGACGCTCCTCCACACCGGCGGTTACAAGATCTACACCACCCTGGACCCGGGCGTGCAGCAGGCGGTGGAGAGCCTCTACCAGCCGGGCCACAACGGAAGCATCCTGGGCGCGCTCCGGGCGGATCGCAACCTGGATTCCTCCACCGTCGTGCTCGATCCCAGGAACGGCGCCGTGCGGGCTATCTACGGCTCCTACCAGACGGCCAACCCCTTCAGCCAGGGGTTCGTCCCCGCCTGGTCGGGCGCCATGCAGCCCGGTTCGGCCATCAAGCCGCTGACGGTCTACGGGCCCGCCCTGGACGTGGGCAAGCTGA
It encodes the following:
- the csaB gene encoding polysaccharide pyruvyl transferase CsaB; translation: MSRVVVAGYYGFGNTGDEALLTAMVDALRAELPGVDLVVLSAHPEATRQALGVEAVDRWSLPAVRRALAGADLFISGGGSLLQDATSFRSLLYYAGLILWAHRLGRPVMIYANGIGPLRTRLARRLAREALAAATRVTVRDSGSLHLLHQLAPEVAARAELTSDPAVALEPLEPAPARALRSELGLGGGPLALFCVRPWRPSPRSEEAVARTADHLAEQGLEVAFVPMQLPGDLAAARSIAARCRRPVRLVERLLPPRAFASLVGQADLLVAMRLHALILAFARRVPSVGLAYDPKVEGFLRDVRLPTLGPWEALEAEPLIAAVDTLLDRREETVAALEERLARALPLARRNAVIAAQMVGDPARPVSRLG